A region from the Gossypium hirsutum isolate 1008001.06 chromosome A08, Gossypium_hirsutum_v2.1, whole genome shotgun sequence genome encodes:
- the LOC107892538 gene encoding zinc finger and BTB domain-containing protein 11-like — MDFGLNSDGVLCFHGWICVLNDENLRQSILREAHGSPYAMHPGGNKIYRDLRELYWWPGLKREVTDFVTRCLTCQQTDGQSKMVIQLLEDMLRSCVIDFRCSWKDYLPLA; from the exons atggattttgggttgaatagtgaTGGGGTACTATGTTTTCACGGTTGGATTTGTGTCCTGAATGATGAGAATTTGAGACAATCAATTCTGAGGGAAGCGCAtggtagcccttatgctatgcatcccggcgGGAATAAAATATACCGAGATCTCCGggagttatactggtggccagggttgaagcgtgAGGTCACTGATTTCGTTACTcgctgtttgacttgtcagcag acagatggtcagtcgaaGATGGTGATTCAGttactagaggacatgttgagaagttgtgtgattgacttccgaTGCAGTTGGAAGGATTACTTGCCATTAGCATAG